A genome region from Paludibacterium sp. B53371 includes the following:
- a CDS encoding CS1 type fimbrial major subunit, giving the protein MTNRKLSSLLATLMLSAFALQAQAQEATFNIESDVDSQMMAYTHNSTTLDTHMPDMGYSPVSKTFSPSTMRLDFQTTDPTKGLAVTLINNTGLVGRFDPANTAATTISFNGVAMTTGTAITLTKDQMAWTVHGAGGESKAGFPLTVAANGPVTVSDEYHGNFTVQFAVDL; this is encoded by the coding sequence ATGACTAACCGTAAACTCTCATCTCTGCTGGCGACGCTTATGTTGTCTGCCTTCGCGCTTCAGGCTCAGGCACAGGAAGCGACATTCAATATCGAGTCAGACGTGGACAGCCAGATGATGGCGTATACCCATAACAGCACCACGCTGGATACCCATATGCCAGACATGGGTTATTCGCCAGTGAGCAAGACCTTTTCTCCGTCCACCATGCGGCTCGACTTCCAGACCACGGATCCCACCAAGGGTCTGGCCGTCACGTTGATCAATAACACCGGTCTGGTTGGTCGTTTCGATCCAGCCAACACCGCGGCGACCACCATCAGCTTCAATGGTGTCGCCATGACGACGGGCACGGCGATCACGCTGACCAAGGACCAGATGGCCTGGACGGTTCATGGCGCCGGTGGCGAAAGCAAGGCGGGCTTTCCGCTGACGGTGGCCGCCAATGGGCCGGTCACGGTCTCGGACGAGTATCACGGCAACTTCACCGTTCAGTTTGCAGTGGACCTGTAA
- a CDS encoding CfaE/CblD family pilus tip adhesin: MSAFSRESFRLSGLGLVFGLLSLPAWATTYNLDFNYNADARQDAQFGIVVLARDPSTLQDYNTPCALNNVQVTTNLGGSIVFTSNKSSSIKLTVPITGQFPVRASTSNLAQVSPWIGTSGNYSGNSSKLMPTFGAYSALYYGPPTDSGGVSSNVCANNSTQTSTRKNHYNSGIGGNWSVSDTPKLGVTLRLSTLSAADLQNGGTTEWTANFSPTGQYGLQYYNDPRDPGSYTSISGSNLPANTYKLTIKVTAPSRILTSDPPAGDLASSSSGLFSASGYLQKICLYDGTGDGSAGGALQVRVDNNMTNNSSSNFALAPNGQAGTPASQLLYFSLTGASPINQGVVINRAQTYSYRNYSAYEATYDPSTGGNLTGLPASFNCVPWNLRLKAAPQGKAPGTYGGQLNLTLSSAP, encoded by the coding sequence ATGTCTGCGTTTTCTCGCGAGTCTTTCCGATTGTCTGGCCTGGGGTTGGTCTTCGGCCTGCTGTCGCTGCCTGCTTGGGCGACGACCTATAACCTCGACTTTAACTACAATGCGGATGCCCGACAGGATGCCCAGTTCGGCATCGTGGTGCTGGCCAGGGATCCGTCGACCCTGCAGGACTACAATACGCCCTGTGCGCTGAACAATGTGCAAGTGACCACCAATCTGGGTGGCTCGATTGTGTTTACCTCCAACAAGTCTTCCAGCATCAAGCTGACGGTACCGATTACCGGTCAGTTTCCGGTGCGGGCTTCGACCAGTAACCTGGCGCAGGTCTCTCCCTGGATTGGGACGAGTGGCAACTATAGCGGCAACAGCAGCAAGCTCATGCCAACGTTCGGGGCGTACAGCGCCCTGTATTACGGGCCGCCAACCGATTCGGGCGGGGTCTCGTCCAATGTCTGTGCCAACAACAGTACTCAGACTTCGACGCGCAAGAATCATTACAACTCGGGTATCGGGGGCAACTGGAGTGTCAGTGATACCCCCAAGTTGGGGGTGACGCTGCGTTTGTCCACTCTGTCGGCGGCCGATCTGCAAAATGGCGGGACGACGGAATGGACCGCCAACTTTTCCCCGACAGGTCAGTATGGCCTGCAGTACTACAACGACCCTCGCGACCCGGGATCCTATACCTCGATCAGCGGCAGCAATCTACCGGCCAATACCTACAAGCTGACGATCAAGGTTACGGCGCCCTCGCGCATCCTGACGTCCGATCCTCCCGCCGGTGACCTGGCTTCGAGCAGCAGCGGCCTGTTCTCTGCCAGCGGGTATCTGCAGAAGATATGTCTTTATGACGGCACGGGTGATGGCTCGGCGGGTGGGGCCTTGCAAGTGCGCGTCGACAACAACATGACCAATAACAGCAGCAGCAATTTCGCCCTGGCACCCAATGGCCAGGCCGGCACACCGGCATCTCAGTTGCTGTATTTTTCCCTGACCGGTGCCAGTCCGATCAATCAGGGAGTGGTGATTAATCGTGCACAGACTTATAGCTACCGCAATTATTCGGCCTATGAAGCCACCTATGACCCATCGACCGGCGGCAATCTGACCGGTCTGCCCGCTTCGTTCAACTGTGTGCCATGGAACCTGCGCCTGAAAGCCGCACCGCAAGGCAAGGCGCCGGGCACCTATGGCGGTCAGCTGAACTTGACCCTGAGTAGTGCGCCGTAA
- a CDS encoding peroxiredoxin: protein MQDELCPDFTLPATSGKTFTLADAPRPLVIYFYPKDNTPGCTNESMAFRDLYPAFQAKGAEVVGISRDSLKSHENFKSKYSLPFELLSDSEETVCKLFDVIKSKNMYGKKVLGIERSTFVIGADGRVVREWRGVKVPGHAEEVLAIVESL, encoded by the coding sequence ATGCAAGACGAGCTTTGCCCTGACTTCACCCTGCCGGCCACCTCCGGCAAGACCTTCACGCTGGCGGACGCCCCACGCCCCCTGGTGATCTACTTCTACCCCAAGGACAACACCCCAGGCTGCACCAACGAGAGCATGGCCTTCCGCGACCTTTACCCGGCCTTCCAGGCCAAGGGCGCCGAAGTCGTCGGCATCTCGCGTGACAGCCTGAAGTCGCACGAAAACTTCAAGAGCAAATACTCGCTGCCATTCGAGCTGCTGTCGGACAGCGAAGAAACCGTGTGCAAACTGTTTGATGTCATCAAAAGCAAGAACATGTATGGCAAAAAGGTGCTGGGCATCGAGCGCAGCACCTTCGTCATCGGTGCCGACGGTCGGGTGGTGCGCGAATGGCGTGGCGTCAAGGTACCCGGCCATGCGGAGGAGGTGCTGGCCATCGTCGAATCACTGTAA
- a CDS encoding CS1 type fimbrial major subunit, translated as MRYMKISAVLGLLLAGAFAASAQAQEATFDVMAQSDISVYAYTHGTSTLNTQMPPLTYTLATNKFGISSQLLDVWTSDKSKGIKVELGAQPVLTGQNHGGAIPLQIKFGGQPLTVGNDVSFDATTMDWVANGTQGTTKVPLSLDVTSSATSPAADHYVGSFIVNFKMGA; from the coding sequence ATGCGTTACATGAAAATCTCGGCCGTGCTTGGCTTGTTGCTGGCGGGTGCGTTTGCTGCTTCTGCCCAGGCGCAGGAAGCCACCTTTGATGTCATGGCTCAGTCCGATATCTCGGTCTATGCCTACACCCACGGCACCAGCACGCTCAACACCCAGATGCCACCGCTGACCTACACCCTTGCGACTAACAAGTTCGGTATTTCCAGCCAATTGCTGGATGTCTGGACTTCGGACAAATCCAAGGGCATCAAGGTTGAACTGGGTGCCCAGCCGGTGCTCACTGGCCAGAATCACGGTGGAGCGATCCCGCTGCAAATCAAGTTTGGTGGTCAGCCGTTGACGGTTGGCAATGACGTTTCATTCGATGCCACCACCATGGACTGGGTGGCCAATGGGACGCAAGGCACGACCAAGGTGCCGTTGTCACTGGATGTGACTTCTAGTGCCACCAGCCCGGCGGCGGATCACTACGTTGGCAGCTTCATCGTCAACTTCAAGATGGGTGCCTGA
- a CDS encoding TcfC E-set like domain-containing protein, with translation MNTCFPRMLNARTGWRPTRLTLALLLAYSVGVRAAPPGFEALEKPHEEILDVMLFGRSLGQEPVHLSADSVQFDHPQALLSKIKLRPESRGLVLQWLSVALPRHDELTCAAQYQAAGCGTISAPRQAEVIYDDAESRLSLFLPGDVLAVDGNENPHGARLYQPDPDASVGLVHEQRFQAVQSQTGSSRNQVMSAFGNGALGLGDRGFAGLRWQGSHDQSGGSTDNDFDVTDLYLRGDLNERMYLQAGRMGAQDLYGPLGGSQSFSFLPIPVISGVRIGSSRSYINASNDFTASSLPVVLQNNSRVDLYRGKQLLQSYVLAPGAHLLDASRLPDGSYPVTIRVFEGDRLVNEQTLPFTRRSGLQAPGLDGFDGFLQAGELRTQDSVADANGRQRDDEVFQAGARIPLGRWPASLTLGFSSDMIARYGEAGLSWSNSTDWGTFNGQLSAFAGNNGVRGVAQNFSWSMPDGGMGASLYQTRSWAPACGAEYSPLLGVKGCNQSLTASLSFNTGKWAWAALYTHSDYDGVDVEQQPDDPYTWPPGPIVRGINDVSRSYQLTATRSFNFGRLVVNTSLGLTQNSYNDGRSRHGAFLSFNANLMPDATLSSAGHASNTALDYRYQGGSDRASHTLGVTHSESWLNGSYRAWSVSGDAGSDGSTDATLSGDYNGQYGHGAATLLGNSGGGNDSSSLSLSYDSSFSVSHKGLAFGAAPSSAGQPPAAVVIDLPPIGNESMLLLQTSNGNYDASVGHAISVPVDGYSVASVNVSEANENTVGNLSLGAGRNYSGFLLPGHVYDETLQGHASYTYIGRLLRDGKPFAGALLLGSSSSVSSEVGGFSLLMDRRDAGLVYAWAEAGGLYQCKVVQHRDRADVVFVGSLACEPVDVATAPAEVAARIQAWQQTAESPPSDLPASPAS, from the coding sequence ATGAATACCTGTTTTCCACGCATGCTGAACGCCAGGACGGGTTGGCGTCCGACACGCCTGACGCTGGCCTTGTTGCTGGCCTATTCGGTCGGCGTCCGTGCGGCACCACCCGGTTTTGAGGCGCTGGAAAAGCCCCATGAAGAGATTCTGGACGTCATGTTGTTCGGTCGCTCACTGGGGCAGGAGCCCGTGCATTTATCAGCGGACAGCGTGCAGTTTGATCATCCACAAGCACTGCTGAGCAAAATCAAGCTGCGGCCCGAGTCGCGTGGCCTGGTGCTGCAATGGTTGTCGGTGGCGTTGCCGCGTCATGATGAGCTGACCTGCGCGGCACAGTATCAGGCTGCGGGTTGTGGCACGATTTCCGCACCCCGACAGGCCGAGGTGATCTACGACGATGCCGAGAGCCGCTTGTCGCTGTTCCTGCCCGGAGATGTCTTGGCAGTGGATGGTAATGAAAACCCGCACGGTGCCCGACTGTATCAGCCTGATCCGGACGCTTCAGTCGGCCTGGTGCACGAGCAGCGCTTTCAGGCGGTACAAAGCCAGACCGGCAGCAGCCGCAACCAGGTGATGTCTGCCTTTGGTAACGGTGCACTGGGCCTGGGGGACCGGGGTTTTGCGGGTTTGCGCTGGCAAGGAAGCCATGATCAGAGTGGCGGCAGCACCGACAATGATTTTGATGTCACCGACCTGTATCTGCGCGGTGATCTGAATGAACGTATGTATCTGCAGGCCGGACGCATGGGGGCGCAGGATCTGTATGGCCCTCTCGGCGGATCGCAGTCATTTTCCTTCCTGCCGATTCCGGTCATCAGCGGGGTGCGGATCGGCTCCTCGCGCAGTTATATCAATGCGAGTAATGACTTTACCGCCAGCAGCCTGCCGGTGGTGCTGCAGAATAATTCTCGTGTCGATCTGTATCGCGGCAAGCAGCTGCTGCAATCTTACGTTCTTGCTCCTGGCGCACATTTACTGGACGCCTCGCGGCTGCCGGATGGCAGTTATCCCGTCACCATTCGCGTCTTCGAGGGAGACCGGCTGGTGAATGAGCAAACCCTGCCATTTACTCGTCGCAGCGGCTTACAAGCGCCGGGCCTGGATGGCTTTGATGGTTTTCTCCAGGCGGGCGAACTGCGTACTCAGGATAGCGTGGCCGATGCCAATGGCCGACAACGCGATGATGAGGTGTTTCAGGCCGGGGCGCGCATTCCGCTGGGGCGCTGGCCGGCCAGCCTGACGCTCGGATTTTCGTCTGACATGATCGCGCGTTATGGCGAGGCCGGGCTCAGTTGGTCGAACAGCACCGATTGGGGCACGTTCAATGGCCAGTTGTCTGCCTTTGCCGGCAACAACGGTGTTCGTGGTGTGGCGCAAAATTTCAGCTGGTCGATGCCGGATGGCGGGATGGGGGCCTCGCTGTATCAGACCCGCTCCTGGGCACCGGCCTGTGGTGCCGAATACTCTCCGTTGCTGGGAGTCAAGGGCTGCAATCAGTCACTGACAGCTTCCCTGTCGTTCAATACCGGCAAATGGGCCTGGGCTGCGCTCTACACCCACAGCGACTATGACGGTGTCGATGTCGAGCAACAGCCGGATGACCCTTATACCTGGCCGCCCGGTCCGATTGTCCGCGGGATCAACGATGTCAGCCGAAGTTATCAATTGACTGCAACCCGCAGCTTTAACTTTGGGCGGCTGGTGGTGAATACCAGTCTGGGGCTGACGCAGAACAGCTATAACGATGGTCGCAGCCGCCATGGCGCCTTCCTGAGTTTCAATGCCAATCTGATGCCGGATGCCACCCTGAGCAGTGCCGGCCATGCCAGCAATACCGCGCTGGATTATCGCTATCAGGGTGGCAGCGATCGTGCGAGCCATACGCTGGGCGTCACACACAGCGAGAGCTGGTTGAACGGCAGTTACCGTGCCTGGAGCGTCAGCGGCGATGCAGGCAGCGATGGCTCGACAGACGCGACGCTCAGTGGCGATTACAACGGTCAATACGGCCATGGCGCGGCGACCCTGCTGGGCAATAGTGGCGGCGGCAACGATTCGTCCTCTCTCAGTCTGAGTTATGACTCCTCTTTCAGTGTCAGTCACAAGGGCCTGGCCTTCGGTGCGGCACCCAGCAGCGCCGGACAGCCCCCTGCCGCGGTGGTGATCGATCTGCCGCCGATCGGTAACGAATCCATGTTGTTGTTGCAAACCAGTAACGGAAACTATGACGCATCTGTTGGCCATGCTATCAGCGTGCCGGTCGACGGCTATTCGGTGGCCTCCGTGAACGTCAGTGAGGCAAATGAAAACACCGTGGGCAATCTGTCGCTCGGAGCGGGACGCAACTATTCAGGCTTCCTGCTGCCAGGCCATGTCTACGATGAAACCCTGCAAGGCCATGCCAGCTACACCTATATCGGCCGTCTGCTGCGTGATGGCAAACCGTTTGCCGGTGCCTTGCTGTTGGGGAGCAGTAGCTCGGTCAGCTCGGAAGTCGGTGGTTTTTCTCTGTTGATGGATCGGCGTGATGCCGGACTGGTGTATGCCTGGGCTGAAGCCGGTGGTCTGTATCAGTGCAAGGTCGTGCAACACCGGGACCGAGCTGACGTGGTCTTCGTTGGCAGTCTGGCCTGTGAGCCAGTGGATGTGGCGACCGCGCCGGCCGAGGTAGCTGCCCGGATACAGGCATGGCAGCAGACAGCCGAGTCGCCGCCTTCTGATTTGCCGGCCAGTCCGGCGTCCTGA
- a CDS encoding CfaE/CblD family pilus tip adhesin, producing MDRRAWVGALALLSGTGLAMADSATINLSLQVPRDPPQIVFDGATRVTLPVDGSDGTLGSVCLFDGSGGSGSRPSPSGDMQLSFTDDNTSSRSNPRLFSLGLNGATGASGSSRMDYLLSVEAVGWQTWGPMQRGVAQSFSSSTYPGKTVSHAATTSIPYPFYCLPITLHLSTTSDGSTAGAASGVSAGSYSGQLTLTLSVPV from the coding sequence ATGGACCGAAGGGCGTGGGTGGGGGCACTGGCACTGCTGAGCGGGACCGGGCTGGCAATGGCGGACAGTGCCACGATCAACCTGTCGCTTCAGGTGCCGCGCGATCCGCCGCAGATCGTGTTTGATGGCGCGACACGCGTGACCCTGCCAGTCGATGGTTCGGACGGGACGCTTGGCAGTGTCTGTCTGTTTGATGGATCCGGCGGCTCGGGCAGCAGGCCGTCCCCCAGTGGCGACATGCAGTTGAGCTTCACGGATGACAATACCAGCAGCCGCAGCAACCCCAGGTTGTTCTCGCTGGGGCTTAACGGAGCGACCGGGGCCAGCGGTAGCAGCCGGATGGACTATTTGTTGTCCGTGGAGGCGGTTGGCTGGCAGACCTGGGGGCCGATGCAGCGCGGCGTGGCCCAGTCATTCAGTAGCAGCACTTATCCAGGCAAGACGGTGAGTCATGCGGCCACGACGAGCATTCCCTATCCCTTTTATTGCTTGCCCATCACGCTGCATCTGAGCACAACAAGTGACGGCTCGACGGCAGGGGCCGCCAGTGGCGTGTCTGCCGGCAGTTATAGCGGGCAATTGACCTTGACCCTGAGTGTGCCGGTCTGA
- a CDS encoding alpha/beta hydrolase produces MTPRLELIHQPASGEARQAPPLLFLHGAFCGAWAWQPHFLPWFASQGYDCWALSLEGHGQSEGRHYLAAVSIEDYRKNLASAIRQIRQQPVVIAHSMGGFVLQQYLRHSPLPGAVLLASVPPAGLAGSSLRLLSNAPGLFIKLNLYQHGQYNPDYDELRALLFSPSTPDEDIEWLIRHSQQESQRALIDMTLVNPLAIGRPLPTPALVLGGAGDQLIHADDVVATAGHFGVSAEILPDTGHMLMLDTKWRQCAERIAAWLTLLPQVRSADGTTD; encoded by the coding sequence GTGACCCCCAGACTTGAACTGATCCACCAGCCGGCAAGCGGGGAGGCGCGCCAAGCGCCCCCCCTGTTGTTTTTGCATGGTGCCTTTTGCGGTGCCTGGGCCTGGCAGCCGCACTTCCTGCCGTGGTTCGCCAGCCAGGGCTACGACTGCTGGGCGCTGAGCCTGGAAGGCCACGGCCAGAGCGAAGGTCGCCATTATCTGGCCGCAGTCAGCATTGAGGACTATCGCAAGAATCTGGCCAGTGCCATCCGTCAGATCCGGCAACAGCCCGTGGTGATCGCCCACTCCATGGGCGGCTTTGTCCTGCAGCAATACCTGCGTCACAGCCCCCTGCCCGGCGCTGTCCTGCTGGCCTCGGTGCCACCGGCCGGCCTGGCCGGCTCCAGCCTGCGCCTGTTGAGCAATGCGCCGGGGCTGTTCATCAAGCTCAACCTTTACCAGCACGGTCAGTACAACCCCGACTACGACGAACTGCGCGCCTTGCTGTTCTCGCCGTCCACCCCGGATGAAGACATCGAATGGCTGATCCGCCACAGCCAGCAGGAAAGCCAGCGTGCCCTGATCGACATGACCCTGGTCAACCCGCTGGCCATCGGCCGCCCCCTGCCCACACCTGCCCTGGTGCTGGGCGGCGCCGGAGACCAGCTGATCCATGCCGATGATGTCGTCGCCACCGCCGGCCACTTCGGCGTCAGCGCAGAAATCCTGCCAGACACCGGCCATATGCTGATGCTGGATACAAAATGGCGGCAATGCGCCGAACGCATTGCCGCCTGGCTGACCTTGCTGCCGCAGGTCAGGTCTGCTGACGGAACGACAGATTGA
- a CDS encoding PhoH family protein encodes MASRKKNKISKLFVLDTNVLLHDPTCLFRFEEHDVFIPIITLEELDEHKKGMSEVARNGRQASRFLDEIVTSNDADIAAGIELKGPSKNAATGKLFLQAQAIRGVLPDSLPVGKADNQILGIVSALRDQFPDRPVILVSKDINMRIKAHALGLAAEDYFNDKVLEDTDILYTGTREIDTSFWERNGKDLKSWQDKGRSYYQLRGPDTASLHCNQMLWQEGESPLQARVLSLSGKDAVLETLKDYSHSKNNVWGITARNREQNFALNLLMNPEIDFITLLGQAGTGKTLLTLAAGLAMTLEQKIYSEIIMTRVTVPVGEDIGFLPGTEEEKMAPWMGALEDNLDVLNKTDDDGGDWGRAATRDLIRSRIKVKSLNFMRGRTFLNKYLIIDEAQNLTPKQMKTLITRAGPGTKVVCLGNISQIDTPYLTEGSSGLTYVVDRFKGWEHSGHITLQRGERSRLADHAAEVL; translated from the coding sequence ATGGCAAGCCGCAAGAAAAACAAGATCAGCAAACTGTTCGTTCTTGATACCAACGTACTGCTGCACGATCCCACCTGCCTGTTCCGCTTCGAAGAACACGATGTTTTCATCCCGATTATCACCCTGGAAGAACTGGACGAACACAAGAAGGGCATGTCCGAAGTGGCCCGCAACGGTCGTCAGGCCAGCCGCTTCCTGGATGAAATCGTCACCAGCAACGATGCCGACATTGCCGCCGGCATCGAACTGAAAGGCCCGAGCAAGAACGCTGCCACCGGCAAACTGTTCCTGCAGGCCCAGGCCATCCGCGGCGTCCTGCCCGACTCCCTGCCGGTAGGCAAGGCCGACAACCAGATCCTCGGCATCGTCTCGGCCTTGCGTGACCAGTTCCCGGATCGTCCGGTGATCCTGGTGTCCAAAGACATCAACATGCGCATCAAGGCGCATGCCCTCGGCCTGGCCGCCGAAGATTACTTCAATGACAAGGTGCTGGAGGATACCGACATCCTCTATACCGGCACCCGCGAAATTGACACCAGCTTCTGGGAACGCAACGGCAAGGACCTGAAGTCCTGGCAGGACAAGGGCCGCAGCTATTACCAGCTGCGCGGACCGGATACTGCCTCTCTGCATTGCAATCAGATGCTGTGGCAGGAGGGCGAATCGCCACTGCAGGCCAGGGTCCTGAGCCTGTCCGGCAAAGATGCCGTGCTGGAAACGCTCAAAGACTACTCGCACAGCAAGAACAACGTCTGGGGCATTACCGCGCGCAACCGCGAACAGAACTTCGCCCTCAATCTGCTGATGAATCCGGAGATCGACTTCATCACGCTGCTGGGGCAGGCCGGTACCGGTAAAACCCTGCTGACCCTGGCAGCCGGACTGGCCATGACGCTGGAACAGAAAATCTACAGCGAAATCATCATGACCCGCGTCACCGTGCCGGTGGGCGAAGACATCGGCTTTCTGCCGGGGACCGAAGAAGAAAAGATGGCCCCGTGGATGGGCGCACTGGAGGACAACCTCGATGTGCTCAACAAAACCGATGACGATGGCGGCGACTGGGGCCGTGCCGCCACGCGCGACCTGATCCGTTCGCGCATCAAGGTCAAGAGCCTGAATTTCATGCGCGGGCGCACCTTCCTCAATAAGTACCTGATCATCGACGAAGCGCAGAACCTGACGCCGAAGCAGATGAAGACCCTGATCACCCGGGCGGGCCCCGGTACCAAGGTGGTCTGTCTCGGCAACATCTCGCAGATCGACACCCCCTACCTGACCGAGGGCAGCTCGGGTCTGACCTATGTGGTCGACCGCTTCAAAGGATGGGAGCACTCCGGCCACATCACACTGCAACGCGGAGAACGTTCGCGCCTGGCAGATCACGCGGCCGAAGTCCTGTGA